ATTGGGTTTGTTTTACACCGTGGCTGGGCATTCGTGTCTTTGTGTCTTTGGACAAAGCAAGGCTGAGATGTATACTCTGGAACTTTGAAATAATGACAGGTTAATATTAGCTGAGGCATAGGTAGTGAGACCAGGCTAAATGAGGTAAGAAGAGGACTAAATCACTGGGCTGAATGGACGGGGCGGCAGCTCTTAGAAGACTGGATGCTCATATGATACATTGAATCCAAAAAGCTGCTATTGATATCCTATTTCAGCTGTTCATGTCTCAATTGTCTTTTTCAATGCGTAAGCTATGAGATATTGAAGAAGGAGTGACCAAACTATTCCTCAAGACGCGATATTCGATGTATAGGAGGGGTTTCCGCTACGGCTGAGAGAAGATTGTCACAAGAAGTACGCCATTTCTGGGAAACCCATCCATGCAGCAGTGCATTGACCTGACCGATCGGCGAGTACATGTCTCACATCTGGAGATTTTGCGCAGGTCTGCACTTTGCCTGGGTCTCTCAACCACGTAGACGCAAGTGGCCAGGCAACTGTCTTATCTTACGGTTCACCATAACCACTGCGGGCTTGTGCGATGAAGAGACATGGCCGATCCGGTCCTCGAGACTATCTCATTGTTGTGTGTCAAGCTCTCAATTTCAACAACGAGATAGTTTGTAGCGGTTATGTACAACCATCATACTGCCATATATCATAGGTTCTTCTTTCCATCACTTTCCTCGGCTTGAGCTGTACAGATATTTCTAAAACACTCGTCACATAAGACACTTCATATTTAGACCATAGGCGACGATGTCACTGCCTGCTCAAGTCTGACTCAAAGGTGCGTCTTCGAGCCCTCGGGCTCGCCAATCAGCGACAAAAAGCTAGGGTGAACCTCCTCTGTCAAATCACTGGCTTGCAGACTGCGGCCCTTCTTTTCAAAGGCCCGACGTGAGCACTCGCGCGTAATGGAGCTTCCTGCCCACGCGGCGAGTAGCAAGGTTGTCGCTGGGGACATGCGCTTGCCTTCTGTCTCGAGCTCAGACTGAACATCCTCCTTGTTCTGCGCGTCCTGGTCATTGTCTTTCTCGCCTGAATCCCACAGCTTGTTGTGATAAGCTGCTCGCCAGGCCAACATTGTCCCCAAAGATCCCGTCAACGTGTCGCCTTGACCACCACTGCGCTTCAAACCTCCCTGAACGCTCGAAATGAGACTGGTAACCCCGTTGGAGATGACATCATGGGGTCCTTTCTGGATGATTGTCACACCGCCCAAAGCCCTTGAAAGCTGCTCACAGGCGTCCGACTCTTTGCTGAttttctcatcctcgctAGTCTTGGTATCGAGCTCTGCTTGGCTGCTCACCTGGACCCCCAACGCCTTGGCAAGACGTCCGAACTCAACAACATTAGGTGTCAGAATGCATTCTTTGTATCCTTTGATCAGTTCTGGATCTTGCGTGACAATGAGCAGCCCATCTGCATCGAGGACAAACGGAATAGACTGCTTTCGAGCTTCTTTGATGACCTCAGCAACAACCTGCAGTGTGACTCCATCGCGTCCGAGACCTGGACCAATGACCAGAGCATGTAAGCGCGAGAGCATGGCGATGATGGGTCCCGCTAGCTCTGAGGCATCAATGGACTTGGGATCCTTGACAGAGTCTGAGCTCGGAAGAATGGGGTGAACCATCAGGTTTGGTGAGTATGATTTGACAACCTGGTTTGGGCGACGTCAATTTTTCCGCCCTCGTTTGGCGCGCACGCAAGGTAGGCCGGCAATGAGAGCTTACAGGTGCAGCGGAGCGTTCACAGAGAACATGGCTCTGACGGACATCAGTACTTTAGTCACAGTGGTACAATCTCCAGAATAGAATCATACCATATCACAGCCTGCAGTTCAGATTAGCTTACAGACACACAGTCTCGTATCGAAACCACCAAGTGTACATACCTAGTTTGGCCGAAGCCATCGCAGAGAAATAGGGAGCGCCGGTATAACTTGATCTTTTTAGTCCACCCAATCTGTCTTCAAACATCAGAAGCAACCTACTCAGCACATCCTCCGATGACCGCAACTCGCCCAAGCTGACCTGAGGCGCTATCAGTCTCCGTTCGGTACAGCTAGAATAGAAGATACCAGAGCATGTCCGGCGCATGTCTCTTACCTTTATGGAACTTCTCCAGCATCGGCGGCACCATCCTGCGGACTTTGCCGAACAAGATTTTGGATGATGTTGAAACATGGTGAATGGACTCCATATTGAATTTGTTGCTCATGAAAGATAATTGATAACTTTGCAAATCGCGAAGTCGTGGACTTGCAAGTAGACAAGAAATAGGACAACCGGATAAGCGGGTGATGTCACAATTAGCTGGTGGGGCTCACCAGTTGAGAGTCCTGTTTACGGTCACGTCGGAGGATCTACGGGCAGTACCATCAGACAATTACATAAATTCCATCGTTGTCCAACACGGTGGATCCTGGGAAATGAGAGGTCACAGGTTCGAGTCCGACAACAACTCCGGTCGCGCTGGTGAAGACCGCACACCAACTacaaagtaaaaaaaaaagagatgttGCCTGTGAGATGAACCTGTTCATTAATGAACCAAAGCAAACGCTCATCTGGTATTGATCCAACGCCCGCTAGATAGCAACtatgaaaacaaaaaatgCTCCCCGGTGTAAAAGGTGATTCAAGACAAAAAACGCTCAAGATGCTCCTTCCATAGGGTGACGAGAAAACCTCTGTCTCTTGACAAATGAAAATATGAATAGTCGCGTGTTGAACAGGGGTGATTATCGCCTATTGCGAGATGCCAGAGCTTCGAGTTTCTTCTGGCGCTCCATCTTCGCCTTCTTCGCCAGCATTTCCATCCgcatctcttcttcatcttccttccGAGCATACTTCAATGCtgcatcctcttcctctcgcACGTCGTCAAAGCCGGCCTCCATATCAGATGACGCATCCGAATAGTAATCGTCATACTCTCCATAGCCGCCGTAATCaccctcgtcttcttcgtctgTTGCGAGGTATTCGTCCATCCGACGCTTCGCCGGCCGGCGCTCAGCGCTGCTTCGCTGAGATTGCCGACCCGCTGTTCCACGGTATGTGGACGGCTCCGGAGTTTGAGCGGGCTTGGCAGTTCCTTTGTACGACAGCGGTTCGGGTGTTCGACGCTTGACTGCGGCGCTGCTGGACGAAGCGGCAGGTGCCGCGCGCTTTCCAGAGCGTGCAGCCTTTGCTTGCGCCTTAGCCTCTTCAAGCCGTCTTTTGCGCTCCAGCTTGCTCAGCCTCTCCTTTTGTACTTTCTGATGGCGAAGCGTGCCGATCTGAGCGGGAACTTTGTCCTGGATGGCTTTTGCCTGTTGCATGAGGGCTGCGAAGGAGCCCTTTGGTGGTGGCTTGGACGAGGTCGGAGCCACCTTAGCCACTGTTGGCTTCGGTGCAGCTGCTGTGGCCGGCGTCGGTTTGGAGACAGGAGGCTTTGCGACTACTGGCTTTGCGATGGTCGGCTTCGCAGGCGCTGTTTTCATGGAGGTACCTGAACTGGACGTGGCTGTGTTGCTCCTCGCGATTACCCTGGGGGTGGGACCATTATTGACCGAGTTAGTATTGGAGATGGATGTATTGGGCTTTGGCGTGGTAGACGAAGCCCCAGGCAGGCTCGGAAGGATCTTGTTCGGTGGCGGATTCACGGGTTTCGACGGTCGAGAAAGCTGATCGTCGGCTTTTCGCTTGATTCCAGAACTGCTGGAGCTGGTTACCTGAGACATCTGAGTTCCAGCCACTCTCCGGTTGTCCCTCTGAGCTGGAACGGATGTGCTCGGGGCAGTAGATGGAGCAGAGAGCGGAACCGGCTTGCCAGTCTCAAGAGATGTAAGAACGGAGTCGAGGAACTGTGAGAGGTTAGAGATTCTGGCTGCAGCTCTCTGGTTTGGGGTCGACATACACTCATTTTGAGAGCTTAAGGTGAGATCAACGCGTGCAGGAATATGCTTGGAATGTTGTGAGATGTAAGAGCCCAGTTACCGTCGGTGGTTGGTTCGACTTTGTAACTTCATGACTCCGAGCGAAACACCGCCAAGGGTCTGAGCAATAAGAGGCGCCGGAGCGGGAGGGCAAAAATGATGTACTGTTTTGCTTTCAGATGGCGTGAGCGCGTAGGTATACGCGGAAGAACTTCTTGCAGCACCGCCTAGCAGACGACAGCGTTGAAGCGGGGATAGGATGGGGTTTGCTTTGGACATCATGCCCGCCGATATGGCTACATGTCACGTGATTAGCTCATGCGCCACACTCGCTTAGATTTTCTGCCGAGCGGTGACTCAGCCACAGCAGCCGTAGCGCACTTTTCCCACGAACTTGGTGCACCACGACTACTTTTTGATCCTCAACCATCGCCAGAACTCGACGTTGCAGTCTCCGCCCAACTTGCGGTTAAATCGATTGTTTCTCAGTTCCCATTAAGAACATTCAAAGTATGTTGCGCATCGTTACAAATCTCGCTTTTGGAAACAACATCGGCACCATCAGCCACTGGGTTGTGCGCGCGCTGTTGCGCATTCAATTTTCCATTTGAAGATCTCCGCTAACATcgaatttttctttcctcaaAAGTAAATCAAAATGAAGCACCTCGCAGCctacctcctcctcgcccttgCTGGCAACGAGTCCCCCTCTGCCTCTGACATCAAGGAGGTCCTCTCCTCCGTCGGCATTGACGCTGACTCCGAGCGCCTCGAGAAGGTTGTCTCTGAGCTCCAGGGCAAGAACCTCCAGGACGTGAGTCGCCAAAAATTTACCAGCCACTTAGACCCCTGCGCATACTGACCAAATATCAATAGTTGATCTCTGAGGGTTCCTCCAAGCTCGCTTCCGTTCCCTCCGGCGGCGCTGCTGCCCCCGCTGCcggtgccgccgctgccggtGGTGCTGCTGAGGCCGCCCccgaggccgccaaggaggaggagaaggaggagtccGACGACGACATGGGATTCGGACTCTTCGACTAAATGCCTTCCTCACAAGCGCCTCAAAAATGACAAGTCGGGGGAACAGACATCTGGATGGACTGGACAGTTTGCGAGTATCCTTCCGCGGCTGCTTCCTCACACGTGCATTGTTCAGGCTGTTTTGATGCAGTTACGAATTCTTCATATACGGGCTCTAAAAGGCTCCTAGTCAATGCAGATCACTCTGTCCTCCCAGCATTATCTTCAGTAAAAGTGCATGTAGATAGAACTTGGGCCGCGGGAAGGTTCGTGGTCTAGACTTGATACATTTTTCAGCGCGTACGTTGGTATAGGGCCAACACTCCACGCAGACTCTGAACTGAGCAGCGGATCCACCGAAATCCCCATGAGCTTTACATCCTTTACGCATGATTTGGGCGTCAGTCTTTTATTGTAAGTGACTGAGTTGTTGCGAGCTTGATATCATATCGTCTGCGATACGACTTCCTAATTGAATGGTCGATGGCGTATTCAGATTACCCTTTCGATTGATCGCATAATCATGTCTAGCATTTTGATTGGTGGAGGCTCCCATAATTCCCTGGTATTCTCGAATTTAAATACGAGATGGACTCTGAAATGGTTTCAGTACTGTAACCCAAAAACGGAATAGTGTGTTAGGGCTTGACCTATCCGTCGCTTAGGCGAGCCCTGCCCACCTCACCAGTGGCAGAGGGACTAGGCGGCCGCTCAGCGACACGACAACCCACCCGACAACCCATCTTCCTTCGCTTTTCGAGATTCGTTCGGAAAGCGCGCTCTAAGGAAACACCGCAAAAATGGCCGACATCGAATACGTGAGTTTTGCTACCATTTTTTGTGGTTGTTTCACGATCCGCTAATGATCTTCTCAACAGAACGCCGAGGAGGCTGCCGGTACGTTCTTACACCACTACTCTCACCACCTATCCCGATCGCCTATATCATCTGCACGCGTTCTCGAATCACTACTCGTCTCGAATGTTTCGATTATGCGCCATCAGGCATAGGGTTTCGATGAAAGGACGATCGGGGACATTTTGAACTACGTCGATTCGAGGGGACACAGCACGAATGCAGACATTTTTGCGACACAACAAAAGAGAATCCACATCGCTGACAGACTGTTCGGTTTAcagagatcaagaagagaagacAGTTTCGCAAGTTCTCTTACCGCGGCATTGACCTCGACCAGTACGTTTCACCTCCCATACCACCAAAATTTTTCGCAGTACGCGCCTGGCACGACCGAGATTCGTCCGTTGATGGTTTACCAATCACCGCAATGGCTCCGGACTTACCTGGTTTTGCCATGGCAAATGTTGCATACTACAAGCCTACTTTTGAAATATCCGGAGGGGATCTAATTCGATGCACAGGCTCCTCGACCTTTCCTCCGAGCAGCTCCGCGATGTCGTCCACGCCCGTGCCCGCAGACGCTTCAACCGCGGTCTGAAGCGCAAGCCCATGGGTCTCATCAAGAAGCTCCGCAAGGCTAAGCAGGAGGCCAAGCCCAACGAGAAGCCCGATCTCGTCAAGACTCACCTCCGTGACATGATCATCGTCCCCGAGATGATTGGCTCCGTCATCGGTATCTACTCCGGAAAGGAGTTCAACCAGGTCGAGATCAAGCCTGAGATGGTTGGCCACTACCTGGCTGAGTTCTCTATCTCTTAGTACGTTTCGCCATCCCCGGATCCAATACGATCATCTCTTCTCATGATACTAACAACCCTGCAGCAAGCCCGTCAAGCACGGTCGTCCCGGTATCGGTGCCACCCACTCTTCCCGTTTCATTCCCCTGAAGTAAACGATTCGAACGATTCCCCTTGGAGTGGCGAgtggtggagatggtgcTTGGATCGGAAAAAATGGGAGCCAGTCTTGTCCCGACTGGATTCTCTCTATTCAGCTTGTATTTCCAGAGCGGAGCAGCTGTTTCCATTTCAAATTAAGAGCTTGTCGGCATgatacaaaaaaaatcatttGGGACCTTGCCTCTCTCTCAAGTCTCTGTCCTTACGCGACAGAGCAAACGGATAAGGATTCTTATCcctggtttcttttttgggtgCTAGGGAATGGAGTTCAATTTATGATATGATTATTTTGAAAGCTTTCAAATACTCGACGTGTAGATTCTCGAAAGCCGCCCGACTCGTAGATTTTCAATTCATTTATCGTGTTCCCCGTGTTCGAGACATAATGAGGAGCGCCGCTTACACCATGCTTGATCGGGCTACTTCCAATCTGGAGGTCGTTCCCTCCAGTTCCATCTGCAATACACCATCGATTATGCTTAAACTTAGGGGGGGTCGGATAGCAACCTCACCACATCTCTCGGTGGGTATCATGGAGTGATTGGAGAGCTGCGCACTTGTTCCCGCTGGCTGAGCTCTCTAGGGTTGCCTCTTGGGATGACCTAAGACTACCGGATGTAGCCAACAACACATCTTCGATCGAATCtgggaaaaagcaaattACTTGAATGACATGCGTGTTGGATATACCTATAGCCAGGATGACCCTCGTCTAGGTACCTAAGAGGCATCCACGGACACCAAACGTCGCACTTCTGATCGTGATCTAGGTGTCTCTCATCAAATCAGGTCCACCGCCTACCATCCCGGACACTAGATAGCCCTACGATCATACATAGTGTGAGAGCGGTCACTGTCGCGATGCATCCGGTATCAGGCTGGCACTAAGTTCAGCGAACCAAGATCAGTGCGAACCCAACATATGACGATGAGTGGAGTGTCGGAGATATCGCGGGATTTATGTTCAGTATCTGTAGCACTTTACTCCAGCTATGGGCAGGATCGACCGAGGGTGCCGACAGCGCCGAAAGTGCCGATCGTGCACTCCACTGTGCACCTTGACGATAGCCGACATGCGTGCAGTAGGCAGTCAAGGGATCGCTCGAGGCCCAGGGCTCAGTTGCGCTGGAGGCAGCACTTACATTGAAAATTCCACTGAGATAGGTCGGCGCTGAGTGTCCACCTCATCTTGCACTCGATTGTTTTCTGCTTGACCGTGTGAGGCGACCAGTCTTGCACCGAGAGATGGTTTCGGTTACCATTGGCCGAGCGTGGGTGTCGCTCCACGAGAGGGCCGAGGCTGCCCGCTTCTTGGAGAACCGATATTTCCAGTGCGGAGAAAGCCCCCCGCCCTATTTAGACATACGGACCCTCTGCGCTTGGCATGgttttttgatttctttccctcAACTTATCAATTACCTTGAGGCTCCTCACAGTGGTAACAATTGCGTTGAATCTCACCTTTCAAGGGgccttctctccttttttttttgttgtcgACTTTCTTTCGCGTGACCATCTTCcactcttctgcgccttgtCTTCTTGCGCACGTGGTTCTTTTCCCAGCAACATGCCCGTCTCTTCCCCTTATCCGCCCGTCGACATCCCCGACGTCGATCTCTGGTCGTTCTTGTTTGAGCGCAAAGATAGGCCTTTCCCCGATGACAAGAGTAAGTGGATCTGGAGACTGATTTGGGGGAGCTGAAATAACCGATAGACCTTGCGCTGACATCTTCCAGTCCTCTATCAAGATGCCGACACGAAACGCTACTATACATATGCGTCGTTGAAGAATGCGTCTCTTGATTTCGGCAAAGGCCTCAAGGCTCTTTACGACTGGCGCAAGGGCGATGTTCTGGCCCTGTTCACTCCGAACAGCATTGACACCCCGGTGGTGATGTGGGGTACTCTCTGGGCAGGCGGTATCATCTCACCGGCCAACCCAGCATACACGGTTGACGAACTTGCCTTTCAATTAAAGAATTCAGGAGCAAAAGCCCTCGCGACGCAAGTATCAGCTTTGACAGTGGCTACGGCTGCGGCGCAAAAGGTCGGTATTCCAGAGGATCGGATCATCCTGTTGGATGACGAGCGAGACCCAAATGCCCGAGTCAAGCACTTCACATCCGTCCGAAACATCTCCGGTGCCACTCGGTTCCGTCGGCAGAAGATCAAAGCAGACACAGATCTGGCGTTCTTGGTCTACTCTTCAGGGACTACCGGTGTGCCAAAGGGCGTCATGCTGTCACATCGCAATATCGTTGCCAATGTATTGCAGCAAGCCGTTGCTGAGGGAGGTCATCTGAGCTGGAATGGAGGGCCAGATGGCAAAGGCGATCGTCTCTTAGCGTTTCTCCCATTTTATCACATCTACGGTATGTTCTGGCGGTTGTGCGCATTCATTAcccagcctt
The window above is part of the Penicillium oxalicum strain HP7-1 chromosome VI, whole genome shotgun sequence genome. Proteins encoded here:
- a CDS encoding 40S ribosomal protein S15; amino-acid sequence: MADIEYNAEEAAEIKKRRQFRKFSYRGIDLDQLLDLSSEQLRDVVHARARRRFNRGLKRKPMGLIKKLRKAKQEAKPNEKPDLVKTHLRDMIIVPEMIGSVIGIYSGKEFNQVEIKPEMVGHYLAEFSISYKPVKHGRPGIGATHSSRFIPLK
- a CDS encoding 60S acidic ribosomal protein P2, producing the protein MKHLAAYLLLALAGNESPSASDIKEVLSSVGIDADSERLEKVVSELQGKNLQDLISEGSSKLASVPSGGAAAPAAGAAAAGGAAEAAPEAAKEEEKEESDDDMGFGLFD
- a CDS encoding ATP-dependent (S)-NAD(P)H-hydrate dehydratase, encoding MESIHHVSTSSKILFGKVRRMVPPMLEKFHKGQLGRVAVIGGCADYTGAPYFSAMASAKLGCDMSHVLCERSAAPVVKSYSPNLMVHPILPSSDSVKDPKSIDASELAGPIIAMLSRLHALVIGPGLGRDGVTLQVVAEVIKEARKQSIPFVLDADGLLIVTQDPELIKGYKECILTPNVVEFGRLAKALGVQVSSQAELDTKTSEDEKISKESDACEQLSRALGGVTIIQKGPHDVISNGVTSLISSVQGGLKRSGGQGDTLTGSLGTMLAWRAAYHNKLWDSGEKDNDQDAQNKEDVQSELETEGKRMSPATTLLLAAWAGSSITRECSRRAFEKKGRSLQASDLTEEVHPSFLSLIGEPEGSKTHL